AAGGAGAAGGCGGCGACGACCTTCACGTGCGCGGGCAGCCGGTGCACGGGTGAGTCCCCGTGCCGGTACAGCTTGTGCGCATGCCCCGCCCCCACCGGTCAGCCCTCCGGTCGAGTGAAGGGCCGGCCGGGCGCCCCGCCGTCGTCCGGGACGGTGCCCGGATGCGGGTGGCCGGACAGACCGGCCTCCGGACGGGCGGAGGCGGTTGTTCCGGCGGCGGGGGATCCGGCGGCCGCACCGCCGGCGGGCACAGCCGCCGACGCCGTATCCGCGGGTCCCTCGCCCCCGCTCGCCTCCGCCCCTGCGGTTTCGCCGCGGGTGGTGCCGAACTCCGTGCCCCCGGCGGAGCCGCCCCTGCGACGGCGTACCACGACGAACACCCCGCTGCCGGCCGCCAGGGTCAGCGTGACGCCGATGACACCCGCCAGACCGCCGGAAAGCCGTGTGGGGGAGACGTCCTCGACGCCGTAGTCGGCGAGCGGGGAGTCGGACAGCGCGTGCTCCTTCTCCTCCTCGGCGATCCCCTTGTCGCCCGCCACCTTCTCCAGACCGTCGGGGTCGGAGGAGGCGTAGAAGCTGACGATCCCGGCGAGGACGAGAGACGCGGCCAGGCCCGCGGCCCAGACCCGCCGGGGGCTGCGGTGTACCGGCTCCGCGGCACCGGGCTCCCGAACCGGGCCCGCGGACTCCGGGACGGTACCGGCTGGCTTCGGGGGCGGGGCCGCTGCCCCGTCACCCGGCCTCGCCACGTCGGCCGTGCGCAGCTCCAGCCGGCGCCGCGGCCCCTGCGCGCCGTGGATCAGGTCCGGACGGACCGCCGCCACCGAGGCGACCGTCGCCGTGGTGATGGCCGCCTCGCCGAGGCCGATGAGGAGGTGGACGCCGACCATCGCCGTGGCGACCTTCGCCAGCGATACGTCCGCGGTGCCACCCAGCGCGTACAGCCCTGTGAACGCCAGCGCGGAGGCCGGCACCGACAGCGCCGCCGCCACGAACGTCGCCACCCCGAGCCCGCTCCGCCCCCGCGGCAGCACTCCGAGCAGTGCCCGGAAGACGGCGTATGACACGGCCACCGTCACCACGCCCATCAACGTGATGTTCACGCCCAGTGCCGTCAGCCCGCCGTCCGCGAAGAGCAGCCCCTGCATCAGCAGGACCACGGATATGCACAGCACCGCCGTCCAGGGCCCCACGAGTACCGCCGCAAGAGCGCCGCCGAGCAGGTGTCCGCTCGTGCCCGCCGCGACGGGGAAGTTGAGCATCTGCACGGCGAAGACGAACGCCGCGACGAGCCCTGCCAGCGGCGCCGTCCGCTCGGCCAGTTCGGACCGCGCGCCGCGCAGGCTGACGGCCACCGCACCCGCGGCGACCGCGCCGGCGGCGACCGAGACGGGCGCGTCGATGAATCCGTCGGGCACGTGCATGGTGGCGTCCCTCCGTCGACCGATATCCGGCTCGCCCATATGTATCGGCAGAGCGGCACGCGGTCATACAAATCAATTGCAAAGAAATTGCAACAGCGTTCGACTGGCGAGAGACCCGCCCTCCGCCGGCAGCCCGACTTGCCGTGTCCCCGTACACACCGAAACATAGAGTTTGTGACAGCCGGTTCCGACAGCACCGCCGCGCCCGGCCCCGGCCTGCCCTACCTGCGCTTTCCCCACCTCCACGGCGACCTCCTCTGCTTCGCCGCCGAGGACGACCTGTGGCTCGCCCCGCTGCCCGCCCCCGGCGCCAAGCCCGAGCGGGGCTGGCGGCTGACCGTCGACCGCACCCGCGTCGGGCACCCGCGGTTCTCGCCGGACGGGCGGTCCATCGCGTTCACCAGCTGGCACAGCCTCGACGCCGAGATCCACGTCGTGTCCGCGGAGGGCGGCGTCGCCCGGCGGCTCACCTACTGGGGCAGCCCGGACACCCGGGTGTGCGGCTGGACGCCGCCGGGCAGCGGCGAGGACGGCGAGGCGCAGATCCTCGCGGTGTCCTCGCAGGGCCAGCCGCTGTCGTACCAGACCTGGTCCTATCTGGTGCCGACCGACGGCTCCCCCGGGCGCCGGCTGCCCTGGGGCCCGGTCGACGACATCGCCGTCGCGGAGCAGGCGGGACACCGCAAGACCCTGCTGCTCACCGGCCGCCCGCCGCACGAGCCCGCCGCCTGGAAGCGCTACCGCGGCGGCGCCACCGGCCGGATCTACCTGCACGGCCGGCGGCTGCTCGCCGACCTCGGCGGGCACGTGGAGTGCGTGATGTTCGTCGGCCCGCCGCCGGCCGCGCGGATCGCCTTCCTCTCCGACCACGAGGGCGTGGGCAATCTCTACTCCTGCCTCCCCGACGGCACCGACCTGCGCCGGCACAGCGACCACGCCGAGTTCTACGCCAGGAACGCCGCCACCGACGGCTACCGGGTGATCTACCAGTGCGCCGGGGAACTGTGGCTCGCCGAGGACTTCGGCCCCGCCGGCCAGCCGCGCCGCCTCGACGTGCGGCTGGGCAGCCCGCGGGCCGGGCGGCGGCCGTACCAGGTGGCCGCGCAGAACAACGTCCAGGGGCTGACCGTCGACACCACGGGCCGGGCCAGCGCCGTCGCGGTGCGCGGCGCGCTGTACTGGCTGACCCACCGCGACGGCCCGGCACGCACGATCACCGAGACCCCCGGCGTACGCATCAGGCTGCCGGAGATGCTGGGCGACACCAACCGCGTCGCGTACGTCACGGACGCCGCCGGCGAGGATGCCATCGAGATCGCCGACCTGCCCCGCACCGGCGCCGTGGGCGAGCCGCTGCGGCTGGCGGCGGGGAAGCTGGGCCGGGTGCTGGCGCTGGTGCCGTCGCCGGACGGGCGGCACATCGCGCTCGCCTCGCACGACGGCCGCCTGCTGCTCGTCCGGGTGCCGGAGCGGGTGCACGTGGACGAGCGGATGTCGGCGGAGGTGGCGGAGGAGTTCGCCGAGGCGGTACGGGCGGCGGAGGAGCTGTCCCCGGCGGAGGCCGCGGGCGACTGCCAGCTCACCGAGCTGATCCGGTCGGTCAACGGGCCCGTACGCGACCTGGCGTTCTCACCGGACTCCAAGTGGATCGCCTGGGCGCACCCGGGCATCGGCCGCTCGCTGCGGCAGATCAAGATCGCCCGGGTCGCGGACCGGACGATCGTGGACGTCACGGACGGCAGGTTCGAGGACGAGGAGCCGGTGTTCACGCGCGACGGGCGCTATCTGGCGTTCCTGTCCTGGCGCGGCTTCGACCCGGTGTACGACGTGCACACCGGCGACCTGTCGTTCCCGCTGGGCTCACGCCCGTACCTCGTACCGCTGCATCCCGCGACGCCCTCGCCGTTCGCGCTCTCCGCCGAGGGCCGGCCAGCGGCCGGCGGGATGGACCCGGTCGGCCCGCCGGCGGCGGAGGCGGGCGCGAACACCGCGGTGCTGGTGGAGCCGGAAGGGCTGGAGAGCCGGGTGACGCCGATCCCGGTGCCGGCGTCGAAGTACTCCTCCCTCGTGCCGGTCGCGGGCGGCGGGCTGGTCTGGCTGCGCTGGCCGATCTCCGGGGCGCTCGGCGAGACGTTCGCCAACCCGGCGGACACCTCGGGCCGGCCGACGCTGGAGCACTTCGACATCTCCACCGCCCGGCTCACCGAACTGACGTCGCTGGTGACGGAGATCGCCGTGAGCGGCGACGGCAGCCGGCTGGTCGTCAACGACGGCGGCTCGCTGCGCGCGATCCCGGCGAACGGCCTGGCGGACGCGGACACCACGGTCTACATCGATATGCGGCGCGTGCTGCACACCGCGGACCCGGTGGCCGAGTGGCACCAGGCGTACGACGAGGCCGGCCGGGTCATCCGGGCGTACTTCTGGGAGCCGCGCATGTGCGGCGTCGACTGGGACGCGGTGCTGGCGCAGTACCGGCCGCTGCTGGACCGGGTGGCCTCCCCCGACGAGTTCGCCGACCTGCTGCGCGAGGTGCTGGGCGAGCTGGGCACGTCGCACGCGTACGTCACGCCCGCACGCCGCAACGAGGGCCCGCCGCACTACCAGCGGCCCATCGGCTTCCTCGGCGTGAACTTCGTCCGCACCCGCGACGGCCGCGGCTGGGCGCTGGCCCGCATCCTGCCCGGCGACTCCTCGGACACCCGCGCCCGCTCCCCGCTGGCCGGCACCGGCATCCCGGACGGCTCGGTGCTCACGCACGTCGACGGCCGCGCGGTCGACCCGGTCACGGGCCCGTACCCGCTGCTGGAGGGGGCGGGGGGCACGTCGGTGGAGCTGACGTTCGCGATCGAGGGCGGCGGTGGGAGGCTGCGCCGGGTGGCGGTGGTGCCGCTGGTCGACGACCGGCCGCTGCGCTACCAGGACTGGGTGGCGGCGCGCCGCGCGGTGGTGCACGAGCTGAGCGGCGGGCGCTGCGGCTACCTGCACATCCCGGACATGATCGGCAGCGGCTGGGCGCAGTTCAACAGGGACGTGCGGATGGAGATGAACCGCGAGGCGCTGATCGTGGACGTACGGGGCAACGCGGGCGGGCACATCAGCGAGCTGGTGCTGGAGAAGCTGACCCGCACGATCATGGGCTGGGACCTCACGCGCAACGCGCAGCCGGTCTCCTACACCTCGACGGCACCCCGCGGGCCCATGGTGGCGCTGGCCGACGAGGCCACGTCGTCGGACGGCGACATGATCACGGCGGCGTTCAAGCTGCTCGGCCTCGGCCCGGTGGTGGGGCTGCGGACGTGGGGCGGCGTGGTCGGGATGACGGGCCGGCACCGGCTGGGCGAGGGCACGGTGATCACGGTGCCGATGAACGCGGCCTGGTTCGACGAGTACGGCTGGGGCGTGGAGAACGCGGGCGTACCGCCCGACGTGGTCGCCGAACGCACGCCGCTGGACTGGGCGGAGGGCCGGACCTCGGAGCTGAACGTCGCGGTGGCCACCGCGCTCGACCTGCTGCGCGAGCACCCGGCGGCGGTGCCGCCCGACTACACCGACGTGCCGGACCGCAGCCGGCCGCCGCTGCCGCCGCGCACGCGGCGGTCGTAGAACACCCGGGAGGCGTAACGGCACTTGGTCCCGAAATGCGGCATTCGGCCGTCCATGTCAGCCTGAGGGAGGCCCGACCCCCCTCTCACTAGGAGTGACCAGAATGGGCGCATTCGACAAGGCGAAGGACATGGCCAGCGAAGCGGCCGAGAAGGCCAAGCAGGCCGCGCAGAAGGCACAGCAGAGCCGCGAGCAGAAGCAGGAGTCCGGCCAGGACCCTTCGCAGCGCGCCAAGGAGGGCGCGGAGCAGGGCCGCGACCGCATGAAGGGCGACCGCGACGAGCGCGACGACAAGCGGGAGCAGCGCTGATACGGCGTCGTTGAGCCACGCCCGAGGGGCGCACCGCAGGCCGGGTGCGCCCCTTCGCCGTTGTCCCGCGCCGGGCGCGTACGAGCGCGCGGGGTCCGCCTTC
The Streptomyces sp. CNQ-509 DNA segment above includes these coding regions:
- a CDS encoding S41 family peptidase; translated protein: MTAGSDSTAAPGPGLPYLRFPHLHGDLLCFAAEDDLWLAPLPAPGAKPERGWRLTVDRTRVGHPRFSPDGRSIAFTSWHSLDAEIHVVSAEGGVARRLTYWGSPDTRVCGWTPPGSGEDGEAQILAVSSQGQPLSYQTWSYLVPTDGSPGRRLPWGPVDDIAVAEQAGHRKTLLLTGRPPHEPAAWKRYRGGATGRIYLHGRRLLADLGGHVECVMFVGPPPAARIAFLSDHEGVGNLYSCLPDGTDLRRHSDHAEFYARNAATDGYRVIYQCAGELWLAEDFGPAGQPRRLDVRLGSPRAGRRPYQVAAQNNVQGLTVDTTGRASAVAVRGALYWLTHRDGPARTITETPGVRIRLPEMLGDTNRVAYVTDAAGEDAIEIADLPRTGAVGEPLRLAAGKLGRVLALVPSPDGRHIALASHDGRLLLVRVPERVHVDERMSAEVAEEFAEAVRAAEELSPAEAAGDCQLTELIRSVNGPVRDLAFSPDSKWIAWAHPGIGRSLRQIKIARVADRTIVDVTDGRFEDEEPVFTRDGRYLAFLSWRGFDPVYDVHTGDLSFPLGSRPYLVPLHPATPSPFALSAEGRPAAGGMDPVGPPAAEAGANTAVLVEPEGLESRVTPIPVPASKYSSLVPVAGGGLVWLRWPISGALGETFANPADTSGRPTLEHFDISTARLTELTSLVTEIAVSGDGSRLVVNDGGSLRAIPANGLADADTTVYIDMRRVLHTADPVAEWHQAYDEAGRVIRAYFWEPRMCGVDWDAVLAQYRPLLDRVASPDEFADLLREVLGELGTSHAYVTPARRNEGPPHYQRPIGFLGVNFVRTRDGRGWALARILPGDSSDTRARSPLAGTGIPDGSVLTHVDGRAVDPVTGPYPLLEGAGGTSVELTFAIEGGGGRLRRVAVVPLVDDRPLRYQDWVAARRAVVHELSGGRCGYLHIPDMIGSGWAQFNRDVRMEMNREALIVDVRGNAGGHISELVLEKLTRTIMGWDLTRNAQPVSYTSTAPRGPMVALADEATSSDGDMITAAFKLLGLGPVVGLRTWGGVVGMTGRHRLGEGTVITVPMNAAWFDEYGWGVENAGVPPDVVAERTPLDWAEGRTSELNVAVATALDLLREHPAAVPPDYTDVPDRSRPPLPPRTRRS